One Niallia circulans DNA segment encodes these proteins:
- a CDS encoding cell division protein FtsZ produces MAKTFTKNQPAINITMVGFGQAGTRMADRFAAFKKEDNTSVYNCIALNSNDGDLAGLKNISTNNRVSLELGGLGKNPEEAIHILERNDKAKDKLKSFIQERIRPQDDLVMFFAGLGGGTGTSTIVKAIEEFYDYNNKPKIIEEFNLIRKELGEAEVKTNPKKYLKEASIRARKKFIKIGIVVTIPTRADGPDALRQVNNFAQQIWDIAKNPNKGVAFVVFADNQHFYDEFKQLPENSRNGIDNYRDYANNEIAEIFHELNTATTGGGTAVTFDSADFRRVILEHTGSLVISRFSKSSNTVRNGHDVTAMFKDAIDSSNLHQPIQLFDKETNTSARIHHIGLLAILDKSNDIGSSFIDDAREEIIEKLPLNGTVFSGYLEEKNNFSTSVYTFFKADALPERLAKGLVKEYEDFKARQQEVSYQQSVISSIAAASDDEDFDLDFAELGLTEYLGNDKPAEKTEPENDIDLDDIDLSLLDD; encoded by the coding sequence ATGGCAAAAACATTTACAAAGAACCAGCCTGCAATTAACATCACAATGGTAGGTTTTGGACAAGCTGGGACAAGAATGGCAGACCGCTTTGCTGCTTTTAAAAAAGAAGATAATACGTCTGTTTACAACTGTATCGCTTTAAATAGTAATGATGGTGATTTGGCTGGATTAAAGAACATCTCAACAAATAACAGAGTAAGCTTGGAGCTTGGTGGACTAGGTAAAAACCCAGAAGAAGCTATACATATATTGGAGAGAAATGACAAAGCAAAGGATAAGCTGAAGTCTTTTATACAAGAAAGAATTAGACCGCAAGATGATCTTGTTATGTTTTTCGCTGGCCTTGGCGGTGGAACAGGTACTTCTACTATCGTGAAGGCAATTGAGGAATTTTATGATTACAATAATAAACCGAAAATCATTGAAGAATTTAACCTTATTCGCAAAGAGCTTGGTGAAGCTGAAGTTAAAACGAATCCAAAGAAATACTTAAAAGAAGCTTCTATCCGTGCAAGAAAAAAATTCATTAAAATTGGTATAGTTGTGACGATTCCAACACGTGCTGATGGTCCAGATGCTCTTCGACAAGTGAATAATTTTGCGCAGCAAATCTGGGATATTGCGAAAAACCCGAATAAAGGTGTTGCTTTCGTAGTTTTTGCAGACAATCAGCATTTCTACGATGAGTTTAAACAGTTGCCAGAGAACAGCAGAAATGGCATTGATAACTATAGAGATTATGCTAACAATGAAATTGCAGAAATTTTCCATGAGTTAAATACAGCCACAACTGGCGGTGGTACAGCGGTTACCTTTGATAGTGCTGACTTTAGACGAGTAATCCTGGAGCATACGGGTTCACTTGTAATCAGCAGGTTCTCAAAGTCTAGCAACACTGTTAGAAACGGCCATGATGTGACTGCAATGTTTAAGGATGCAATTGATAGCAGTAATCTTCATCAGCCTATCCAGTTATTTGATAAAGAAACGAACACATCAGCTCGAATCCATCATATTGGACTACTTGCTATTCTTGATAAATCAAATGATATCGGCAGTTCTTTCATTGATGATGCTAGAGAGGAAATTATTGAAAAGCTTCCGTTAAATGGTACGGTATTTAGTGGGTATTTAGAGGAAAAAAACAATTTTTCAACTAGTGTTTATACTTTCTTTAAGGCAGATGCCCTTCCAGAGCGTCTTGCTAAAGGTTTAGTGAAGGAATATGAAGATTTTAAAGCAAGACAGCAAGAAGTAAGCTACCAACAGTCTGTGATCAGTTCTATTGCTGCTGCAAGTGATGACGAGGATTTTGACCTTGATTTTGCTGAATTAGGCTTAACAGAGTACTTGGGTAATGATAAACCAGCTGAAAAAACGGAACCAGAGAATGATATTGACTTAGATGATATTGATTTAAGCTTGCTTGATGATTAA
- a CDS encoding DMT family transporter: MKGILFALLGGMFITIQNIANAHIREDIGIWQTASLTQFSGFLLAAVILYATRDINWKSVGSVNPIYWFGGAFAAFILFSNMEAILQIGVTFTVSFVLISQLLITFVIDINGWFGIKKRKLKIADIMGIVMMIGGLLLLKL; encoded by the coding sequence ATGAAAGGTATACTGTTTGCTTTACTTGGTGGAATGTTTATAACGATTCAAAATATAGCTAATGCCCATATTCGTGAGGATATTGGTATATGGCAAACGGCAAGCTTAACCCAGTTTTCCGGCTTTTTATTGGCAGCCGTAATCCTTTATGCTACTAGAGATATAAACTGGAAAAGTGTCGGAAGTGTTAATCCAATCTATTGGTTTGGAGGAGCATTTGCAGCCTTTATACTTTTTAGCAATATGGAAGCAATTCTGCAGATTGGGGTTACATTTACGGTTTCCTTTGTGTTAATTTCGCAGCTATTAATAACCTTTGTTATTGATATTAATGGATGGTTTGGGATAAAGAAACGGAAGTTAAAAATTGCTGATATTATGGGTATTGTGATGATGATTGGTGGTTTACTATTATTAAAACTTTGA
- a CDS encoding Crp/Fnr family transcriptional regulator, giving the protein MKEIKDIRELHAYLEQHQLTHIFNDRLKEHAVLCEFEQGETICTQGESARSLYVHVSGKIKVYTTSQDGKILILSFKQPLEIIGDVEYVNGAELLNTVEATSAKVKMIRIDFEWLKKHGNDDAAFLLFLLDIIAHKFYRKSTAMSFNLMYPVEVRLASYLLSVSAVKEHTFIDRLDWLDLKDVANFIGTSYRHVNRIIKQFCLEGLIEKHKGVIVIKDRAGLQIMAKDNIYEQ; this is encoded by the coding sequence ATGAAGGAAATCAAGGACATAAGGGAGCTTCATGCCTATTTAGAGCAACATCAATTAACACATATTTTTAATGACCGTTTAAAAGAACATGCTGTATTATGTGAATTTGAGCAAGGAGAAACAATTTGTACACAAGGTGAGTCTGCGCGCTCTCTTTACGTCCATGTTAGTGGCAAAATAAAGGTATATACAACATCACAGGATGGAAAAATTCTCATCTTATCATTTAAGCAGCCTTTAGAAATAATTGGTGATGTAGAATACGTCAATGGTGCTGAACTCCTTAATACAGTTGAGGCCACCTCTGCAAAAGTAAAAATGATTAGAATTGATTTTGAATGGTTGAAAAAGCACGGGAATGATGATGCTGCATTTCTACTTTTTCTGCTGGACATAATTGCTCATAAATTTTACCGGAAATCGACAGCTATGAGCTTTAATTTAATGTATCCGGTTGAAGTCAGACTCGCAAGCTATTTGCTATCTGTTTCGGCAGTGAAGGAGCATACATTTATTGATAGGCTTGATTGGCTTGATTTAAAAGATGTAGCTAATTTTATCGGCACAAGCTATCGTCATGTGAACCGAATAATAAAGCAATTTTGCCTTGAGGGGCTAATTGAGAAACATAAAGGGGTTATCGTTATTAAAGACAGAGCAGGACTTCAAATAATGGCAAAGGATAATATATATGAGCAGTAA
- a CDS encoding DMT family transporter — protein MLGILLAIMAGGLVGVQNIFNNKVMEKAGSWTTTTLVLGMGFLASFITGLVVEGGKLFVFTNMEPWYLVSGFIGVGVVYCITSGVKLLGPTYAIAIVMFAQLGFALISDTFGWFGTDPIPFTLKQKIGVFIIIGGILMFKLGDLKGRETSAVLKKAS, from the coding sequence ATGCTGGGAATATTACTTGCTATAATGGCAGGAGGATTAGTTGGGGTTCAAAATATATTTAATAATAAAGTGATGGAGAAAGCAGGCTCTTGGACAACGACAACACTTGTGCTTGGAATGGGATTTTTGGCTTCTTTTATAACTGGACTTGTTGTGGAGGGCGGAAAGCTGTTTGTTTTCACAAACATGGAGCCGTGGTATCTGGTAAGCGGCTTTATCGGTGTAGGAGTGGTTTATTGTATAACATCAGGAGTTAAGCTGCTTGGACCAACATATGCAATTGCAATAGTAATGTTTGCACAGCTTGGCTTTGCTTTAATTTCTGACACTTTTGGCTGGTTCGGTACGGACCCAATTCCATTTACGCTTAAACAAAAAATCGGAGTCTTTATCATTATTGGCGGAATCCTTATGTTTAAGTTAGGTGATTTAAAAGGACGAGAAACATCTGCAGTGTTAAAGAAAGCAAGCTAA